A stretch of the Mycobacterium sp. ITM-2016-00317 genome encodes the following:
- a CDS encoding DinB family protein, with protein MTGDPRATPPMNTDERTTLEAWLDFQRDTLLLKCDGLSESQLRLASVPPSPLTLQGLVQHMAEVERNWFRRILAGEPAPPIYDPEADTAGHDGGFDLADGITFDDAVDTWRREVAAARANSAACALTETRPFMGTEVSLRWIYLHMIGEYGRHNGHADLLRERIDGAVGV; from the coding sequence GTGACCGGGGACCCGCGCGCGACACCGCCGATGAACACCGACGAGCGCACGACGCTGGAGGCGTGGCTGGACTTCCAGCGGGACACGCTGCTGCTCAAGTGCGACGGATTGTCCGAATCGCAGCTTCGGCTGGCCTCGGTGCCGCCGTCGCCGCTGACGCTGCAGGGCCTCGTCCAGCACATGGCCGAGGTCGAGCGCAACTGGTTCCGGCGCATCCTCGCAGGCGAGCCCGCCCCGCCGATCTACGATCCGGAAGCCGACACCGCCGGCCACGACGGTGGATTCGATCTCGCCGACGGCATCACCTTCGATGATGCGGTGGACACCTGGCGGCGTGAGGTCGCCGCCGCCCGCGCCAACAGTGCGGCATGCGCGTTGACCGAGACCCGGCCGTTCATGGGCACCGAGGTGTCACTGCGCTGGATCTACCTACACATGATCGGGGAGTACGGGCGGCACAACGGGCACGCGGACCTGCTCCGCGAGCGAATCGACGGCGCGGTGGGGGTCTGA
- a CDS encoding alpha/beta fold hydrolase, with amino-acid sequence MSERVTFSSSSGPELAGLIDEPDGTVRGWGVFAHGFTLGKDSPAASRICKQLAREGIGMLRFDNLGLGDSQGDWGDGSFSHKVADTVRAVEFMNDDGREVRLLVGHSFGGSAVIAAAHDCPSVAAVASIGAPCQPAHVERIYDALVACVEQEGEASLSIGGKALTLKRAFVEDVRAADLRERIETLRRALLVMHSPTDDTVGIDNAGDIFLAARHPRSFVSLEGADHLLTGKNQAARAARIISAWADPYL; translated from the coding sequence GTGTCCGAACGTGTCACCTTCTCCAGCAGCAGCGGGCCTGAGCTGGCCGGCCTGATCGACGAGCCCGACGGGACCGTACGGGGCTGGGGCGTGTTCGCCCACGGCTTCACGCTCGGTAAGGACAGCCCGGCGGCGAGCCGGATCTGCAAGCAGCTCGCCCGTGAGGGCATCGGCATGCTGCGGTTCGACAATCTCGGTCTCGGCGACTCGCAGGGCGACTGGGGCGATGGATCGTTCTCGCACAAGGTCGCCGACACCGTCCGCGCGGTCGAGTTCATGAACGACGACGGTCGCGAGGTGCGACTGCTTGTCGGACATTCGTTCGGGGGCTCCGCGGTGATCGCGGCTGCGCACGACTGCCCGTCGGTGGCCGCGGTGGCCAGTATCGGCGCGCCTTGTCAGCCGGCCCACGTGGAACGGATCTACGACGCGCTCGTGGCCTGCGTCGAACAGGAGGGCGAGGCGTCGTTGTCGATCGGCGGAAAAGCGCTGACACTCAAGCGTGCCTTCGTCGAGGACGTCCGTGCAGCCGACCTCCGCGAGCGCATCGAAACGCTGCGCCGCGCGCTGCTGGTCATGCACTCCCCGACCGACGACACCGTCGGCATCGACAACGCCGGCGACATCTTCCTCGCCGCGCGGCATCCCCGCAGTTTCGTCTCCTTGGAGGGCGCCGACCACCTGCTCACCGGTAAGAACCAGGCGGCACGGGCGGCCCGCATCATCAGTGCGTGGGCCGACCCGTACCTGTGA
- a CDS encoding TIGR03854 family LLM class F420-dependent oxidoreductase produces the protein MKVRFGVSLGADVPHECLGQVVDQLESAGVDSLWFSELVYSPAVEPFVGMAYALARTSRLKVGTSVAVLPGRHPVLVAKQLASLAALAPKRVLPVFGLRSALPAERDAFVVPDGRRAAVFDESLRLLRTALDGRERTFEGEFFSMRDLDVQPKPDGRVDIWLGGSSPAGYRRIGEHADGWLGSFVTPAEAGQARLAIRAAAQAADREVPEDHYGINLAVGGGDLPAPVLAAIRRRRPDLDPTELVAADWAQLHRQIDGYLAAGLTKFVIRPAAEVQTADFLEQFVKELLPRQN, from the coding sequence GTGAAAGTCAGGTTCGGCGTCAGTCTCGGCGCAGACGTCCCGCATGAGTGTCTGGGGCAGGTCGTCGACCAGCTGGAGAGCGCCGGCGTCGATTCGCTGTGGTTCTCCGAGCTGGTCTATTCGCCTGCGGTGGAGCCGTTCGTCGGCATGGCCTATGCGTTGGCCCGCACGAGCCGGCTCAAGGTCGGGACGTCGGTGGCGGTGCTGCCCGGGCGGCATCCGGTGCTGGTGGCCAAACAACTCGCGTCGCTGGCGGCGCTGGCGCCGAAGCGGGTGCTGCCGGTCTTCGGGCTGCGCTCGGCGCTGCCTGCCGAGCGGGACGCGTTCGTGGTGCCCGACGGTCGGCGTGCGGCAGTGTTCGACGAGTCCCTGCGTCTGCTGCGCACTGCGCTCGACGGGCGCGAACGCACCTTCGAGGGAGAGTTCTTCTCGATGCGCGACCTCGATGTACAGCCCAAACCTGATGGCCGCGTCGATATTTGGCTGGGCGGATCGTCACCGGCCGGCTACCGGCGCATCGGCGAGCATGCCGACGGCTGGCTGGGCAGCTTCGTGACCCCGGCCGAGGCGGGCCAGGCCAGGCTCGCGATCCGCGCCGCGGCGCAGGCGGCAGACCGCGAGGTCCCCGAGGATCACTACGGCATCAATCTGGCTGTCGGCGGCGGCGATCTGCCCGCGCCCGTCCTGGCCGCGATCCGACGGCGGCGCCCCGATCTCGACCCCACCGAACTGGTCGCCGCCGACTGGGCGCAACTGCACCGCCAGATCGACGGCTATCTGGCCGCCGGGCTGACGAAGTTCGTGATCCGGCCGGCGGCCGAGGTGCAGACGGCCGACTTCCTTGAGCAGTTCGTCAAAGAGCTTCTGCCGCGCCAGAATTGA